The Medicago truncatula cultivar Jemalong A17 chromosome 4, MtrunA17r5.0-ANR, whole genome shotgun sequence genome includes a region encoding these proteins:
- the LOC11405615 gene encoding uncharacterized protein: MKQKRNKATKMGMGRETQTQFRQNRAFGTPWNTNDNIPKKPISDNITTKPKPAVPHKQPKQPIPATQVPTEITTLTQPNDKKSPENVKPIKNKKSDTFPQKLAEKAMLKESDSAEEPKTPATTSHGRGKSKVQATPFYSAVNCSKCRFDKLETSSYWIGQIKLAESVGKHFVASGFFKLALKSQAESIRNLRIELKRYLSRHGHLSDHMNHDS, translated from the exons atgaaacaaaagcgCAACAAGGCAACCAAAATGGGCATGGGTAGAGAAACACAGACTCAATTCAG ACAAAACCGAGCTTTCGGTACCCCTTGGAACACAAACGATAACATTCCGAAAAAGCCCATTTCGGACAACATTACCACCAAACCAAAACCTGCAGTTCCACATAAACAACCCAAACAACCAATTCCAGCAACACAAGTTCCCACTGAAATCACCACTTTAACACAACCTAATGATAAAAAATCACCAGAAAATGTCAAGCCCATAAAGAACAAGAAGAGTGACACATTCCCACAAAAGTTGGCAGAAAAAGCAATGTTAAAGGAAAGTGATTCTGCAGAGGAGCCTAAAACTCCAGCAACAACTTCTCATGGTAGAGGCAAGAGTAAAGTGCAAGCTACACCGTTTTACAGCGCAGTAAATTGTAGCAAATGTCGTTTTGATAAGCTTGAGACTTCATCTTATTGGATTGGACAAATCAAATTGGCAGAGTCTGTTGGGAAACACTTTGTTGCCTCTGGATTCTTCAAGCTTGCTTTGAAATCTCAGGCTGAG TCTATTAGGAACCTTCGGATTGAGCttaaaaggtatttgtcaaggCATGGGCACCTCTCCGACCACATGAATCATGATTCATGA